From a region of the Agromyces ramosus genome:
- a CDS encoding amidohydrolase, with translation MIDLLLTGGLVRTFDDAQPTAEAIGTTAGRISYVGSAADAPTARQTVELEGRLVTPGIIDSHNHLLLGFDADAVSLEGAESLDEVRRRIRALADARPDLDWVCAENAVYSIVDGRRPRAEDLAGVTDRPVFVTTYDQHSVWLNEVALRVLGIRRADSIAWGNPEIDPATGEPTGWVTDFYTSAMTTAGLAALQRDIPMYSPERRYRKLLTSLRLARATGITTVVEPQVPLAEMSLLLRARDEGELSSRVIAALFHPMDADGAFRAELREAVDSAPSDERLRFGPVKLYADDVIEPHTAWMLDDYADRPGHRGHPSAPLGELTRIVTELDRLGFQTHTHATGDGGIRIALDAIEHAARTNGTRDRRHGIVHVECLHPDDLPRFAALGVTAAMQPRHCSPDLVGGTWMNNVGEQRWSRAWRFRSLAESGAHVALSSDWQVGEMDPLVGFYSAITRAGLEGRSSWTSAERMSLDQAIRGYTVEGAWAWHAEDSLGRLRVGARADLVTWSSNLYELEADPGQLLGERADLTIVGGEVMHDAADAAALPEAPPAGTHHCSAA, from the coding sequence GTGATCGACCTGCTTCTCACCGGCGGCCTCGTCCGCACCTTCGACGACGCTCAGCCCACGGCCGAGGCCATCGGCACCACCGCCGGCCGCATCAGCTACGTCGGCAGTGCAGCGGATGCCCCGACCGCACGCCAGACCGTCGAGCTCGAGGGGCGGCTGGTCACGCCGGGCATCATCGACAGCCACAACCACCTCCTGCTGGGATTCGATGCCGACGCCGTCTCACTCGAGGGCGCCGAGTCGCTCGACGAGGTGCGCCGCCGCATCCGCGCGCTCGCGGACGCCCGCCCCGACCTCGACTGGGTCTGCGCTGAGAACGCCGTGTACTCGATCGTCGACGGCCGACGGCCGCGCGCCGAGGACCTCGCCGGCGTGACCGATCGGCCCGTCTTCGTCACCACGTACGACCAGCACTCGGTGTGGCTGAACGAGGTGGCGCTTCGTGTACTCGGCATCCGTCGTGCCGACAGCATCGCGTGGGGCAACCCCGAGATCGATCCCGCGACCGGTGAGCCGACCGGCTGGGTGACCGACTTCTACACGAGCGCGATGACGACCGCGGGCCTCGCGGCGCTGCAGCGCGACATTCCGATGTACTCCCCCGAGCGCCGCTACCGAAAGCTGCTCACGAGCTTGCGTCTGGCTCGCGCGACCGGCATCACCACCGTCGTCGAGCCGCAGGTGCCGCTCGCCGAGATGAGCCTGCTGCTGCGAGCGCGCGATGAGGGTGAGCTCTCGAGCCGGGTCATCGCCGCGCTCTTCCACCCCATGGATGCGGATGGCGCGTTCCGCGCCGAGCTGCGCGAGGCCGTCGACTCGGCTCCCAGCGACGAGCGGCTGCGGTTCGGGCCGGTCAAGCTCTACGCCGACGACGTGATCGAGCCGCACACGGCATGGATGCTCGACGACTACGCCGATCGTCCGGGTCATCGCGGCCACCCGAGCGCGCCGCTCGGCGAGCTCACCCGCATCGTGACCGAGCTCGACCGGCTCGGCTTCCAGACCCACACGCACGCCACGGGCGACGGCGGCATCCGCATCGCCCTCGACGCCATCGAGCACGCTGCACGCACCAACGGCACCCGCGACCGTCGCCACGGCATCGTGCACGTCGAATGCCTGCACCCCGACGACCTGCCGCGCTTCGCCGCCCTCGGCGTGACCGCCGCCATGCAGCCGCGGCACTGCTCGCCCGACCTCGTCGGCGGCACCTGGATGAACAACGTCGGCGAGCAGCGCTGGAGCCGCGCCTGGCGGTTCCGGTCGCTCGCCGAGTCGGGTGCGCACGTGGCGCTCTCGAGCGACTGGCAGGTCGGCGAGATGGACCCGCTGGTCGGCTTCTACTCGGCGATCACCCGAGCCGGCCTCGAAGGCCGGTCGTCATGGACGTCGGCCGAGCGGATGTCGCTCGACCAGGCCATTCGCGGCTACACCGTCGAGGGCGCCTGGGCGTGGCACGCCGAAGACTCGCTCGGCCGGCTGCGTGTCGGAGCTCGCGCCGACCTCGTGACCTGGTCGTCGAATCTCTACGAACTCGAGGCCGATCCCGGGCAACTGCTCGGCGAGCGCGCCGACCTCACGATCGTGGGGGGCGAGGTCATGCACGACGCGGCCGATGCCGCAGCGCTGCCCGAGGCGCCGCCGGCGGGGACGCATCACTGCTCGGCGGCGTAG